The DNA window AATTCATCATAAGAGCTCCGTGAAACCATTGATGATTTCAAGGCAAAATATAAAATAACGGCTCCCAGAATTCCGCCGGCCATACATCCAATAAGTAAATAGGTCATCTCCATTTTTCAAAATTATGAAAAAAGGTTGGAAGCTGGAGGGCAGAATCGGGAAGTTATTGGTGTTGAATATCCGAAGTCCATTTTTTAATCCAAAAACCTTTGGCTGCTAGCTTCTGCAATCCTTTCTGAATAAGATTGCCTATATTTATGGGAAATTTCAGAAGCATATGAATATTTTGTTGGTAGAAGATGATCAGAGAATTAGTAACTTCCTGATAAAAGGGCTTTCCGAGGAAGGGTATAATATGACTCTTGCTGATTCGGGCGAAAAGGCACGGGAACTGCTTCATACCTATGATTTTGATATTATACTAATGGATATTATGCTTCCGGGACTGGATGGCATGCAGCTTACGCAAATTATTAGATTTAAAGGAAATTATACTCCGATTTTAGTGTTAAGTGCATTAAATAGTCCAGATGATAAAATTAAAATGCTTGATCTGGGAGCTGATGATTATTTATCCAAACCTTTCCATTTTGAGGAATTGATTTCCAGAATT is part of the Chryseobacterium lactis genome and encodes:
- a CDS encoding response regulator transcription factor, with the protein product MNILLVEDDQRISNFLIKGLSEEGYNMTLADSGEKARELLHTYDFDIILMDIMLPGLDGMQLTQIIRFKGNYTPILVLSALNSPDDKIKMLDLGADDYLSKPFHFEELISRIKALTRRNKLSYQKEDQLLSCGNIVIDTDLHKVTQNEKDIEFSPTEYKLFTFLMENKNKVLSRTQILHKVWGIDFDNTTNLVDVYISYVRNKIDETDQKIIHTVKGTGYLIKD